The sequence GCGCTCCTGGCATCACCCCGTTCCCCGGCCCCGTTCCCCCTCCCCATCGCTCCGGTCCCCCGGCACCGGCATCGCCCCGGTCCCGGCATCGCTCCGGTGTCCCGGTCCCGCTCGTGGCCCCGGCATCTTCCCGGTCCCCGCATCGCCCCGGTCCCCTGGTGTCCCGCTCCCCGCATCTCCCCGCtgtcccggtcccggccccaACATCGTCcctggtcccggtcccggtcccggttccggccccggccccgccgccgccgctgcggTTTTTTCGCTGCATCGACACATTTTTCCGCAGCGCCGCCCCCCCCGCAGCGCCCCGGGAGGGGCCGGGCCCGCACCTGCCCCCGCGCCCCTGTCCCCCGGTGTCCCCGCCGAGGGGTCCCTGTGCCAGCACCCCTGTCCCCCGGTGTCCCCGCGGGACGAGTCCCCGTGCCAGCCCTCTGTGTCCTCTCGGGAGGTGGCCCCATAGCGGCttccccccatccctgtcccctgggtgtccccgCGGGAGGTGTCCCCATGCCGGCACCTCTATCCCCCATGTATCTCCCCCCGAGATGTCCCCATAGCAGCCTCCCGTGTCCCCTCTCAGATGTGTCCCCATATCTGCTGCCCTGTCCCCTAGGTGTCCCCCCAGGAGATGCCCCCCTAGGAGCCCTGCATGTCCCCTTGGGATGTGTCCCCATAGCAGCCCTCGGatgtcccctgggtgtcccctgcAGGCCTGTCCCCACACCTGCCCTCCTGTCCCCTCACTGTCCCCTCTGGGGGGTGTCCCCATACCGGCCCCCCGTGTCCCATGGGTGTCCCCTCCAGGATGTACTGTTGTGggccccccccccttcctccagGTGCAATGGCATTCCTGGGTCCCCCCATGTGTCCTGGGTGCCCCCTCTCAGATGTGTCACATTACTGGTCCCCCCATGTCCTCTGGGTGTCCCCACCAGGATGTGCTACTTTACCTGGGGCCCCCTGAGCTTTCCCCCCAACCCCAGATGTGTCCCCGTATTTGTCCCCAACATCCCCTGGGCACCTCCCAGCCCGTGTGGTGCCCCCTCCTGGTCACACCACCACGCACGGGTGTCCCCCTCGTGTCCTCCACCCCTCTATGCTGGGATATGTCCCCATACCCCTTCTGCATGTCCATGTCAGTCCTCATCCCCAgccccccatgtccccacccCTCCAGGATACACGTGTCCCCTTTGAGATGCTGTGCCACATCTGGGTTGCCCTCAGAGcacttccccatccccatcccccatgtccccatccctctgtgtccccatttcctgtgtccctgtgtACCCATACCCCGTGTCCCCCCAGTCCCCATGTCCCtatgtccccatccctcccagtccctgtGTCCTCATCTCTCCTCATCCTCATGTCCCTAATTCCCCATGTCTCcatcccccatgtcccccccccctccctgggccaCCATGACCCTCTCCCCTGTCCCTCAGGCCTGGCCACACAGGGGGGATGGCCACAGTGGAGGGTCCCCCAGGCCCGGTGGCAGGAGGGGGATGTGGTGTCCCAGGTCACCCACCCCAGCAGGCTGGTGGGGCAGAGCTCGGGAGGAGAAGTCCAGAGGCACCAGCTGGACACCAGGGTCAGGAATGAGCCcggaggaggaaaaggaggaggaggaggaggaggcccgGTGAGTGACCTGCACCCCCCATCCGCTCTCCTCCTGGGGTTCCTGGGCAGGTGGCCGGTTCCTGTCACCTACCTGGCCACACCCTGGCAAAAGTGTGGCCACCAGTGTCCCAGCCCGGAGCCTTCATCCCCTTCATGGGAACCCTGGCAGGCACTGGTGTGTACCACAGGGTCCTGGGACACCTGGGGAGATGAaaggggagcaggcagggagcagggacagacagggagcagggagcaggcagggattggggagcaggcagggagcagggagcaggcagggctccTGCAGGACAAGCAGGTTCAAGGCTCCATCAAAGGCTGATCCCAGCCAGGTGAGAGCAGCtgcccctcccagcccccccccaacCCGCAgccatccccccaccccagctgggTGCCCCTCACCCCGGGCCGGTTTTCCCGGCGTTTCAGGGACCGGCACACACCTCCCACCCGGGGCCGGCGGGGTCGATGCTTTCAAGAGGCCGCGGCAGCCAGGACGCATCGATCCCCCCATCCCCGCCGGATAAAAGCTCAGTGAGGAGCTGGAATCACCGCAACGGGGATTTAAAGCCGGCGTTAAGTAAAACCACGGGACGCCGGGAAGCGCCGTGGGTCCCGGCTGGCGGTGGCGGGAGGGTGGGAGGTGTGGGGGCGGGGATGGAGCGGGAGGTCCCGGGGGATCCGGCCTTGGTCTCAGCGGTGGCATCGTCAAAGCCCCCGGTGAGGCTCTGGACATGGTGGGCACTGTCCTGGCCGGGGCAAATCCGGGGGGCTGCGAGGTGACAAACGTGTCCTCGTGTCCACGTCACCGTCCTGAGGCTGCGGCCGGGTCCCAGCGAGGGGATGGGGCACCTTTGGAAAGGTTTGATGTTTCCTGGCTGGAAAAAGGGTTGGCTTTCCCCACGGACCCCGCGGGATGCGCTGCCGGGTTGGCCCCTCAGCCCTGCGGCGTTTGCCGGGGCTCAGCCGGGCTCGGCCCCCGGCGGCTGCTGCGGGAATTGGGTCAGCACCGCGGGAGCCGGAGTGGTGCTGCCTGCGGCCCCCGCCCTGACACGGCTCCCCAGGAGGTGGGTGACAGGATGCAGGTGCCCTCCCGGCACCGGGGGAGTGATGATTTTTGGGTAAAACCCCAGCATTTTCCTTTATCTGGAATTCTTGggggttaaaaataaaataccactTTTAGAGGTGGTAGATTTAGGCTggttctttttattattattaatttttaatttactcggggtgtgtgtggggggggcTGACGGCTCCGTCTCTCCTGCAGGGGCTGCACCTGGCACGGGTGAGCTTCGTGGTGCGGGCATTCGGCATCGCCTTCACCCTCGACCTCCGGCTGAACCAGTGAGGGGCCCGGGGCACCcagtggggtggggggcacctcatatggggctgggggcacctGCTGTGGGGCTTGGGGCACCTgaaatggggctgggggcacctGATATGGGGCTGGGGCatctgctgtggggctggggctcCTGATGTGGGGCGGGGGTATCTgatttggggctgggggcaccCGATATGGGGCCGGGGTACCCGATGTGAGGCTGGGGCACCCACTGGGGATTGGGAGCACCTGAAATGGGGCTGGGGTAACCCGCCATGGGGCTGAGGCTGCccctgagcaggaggagggtCCCTGGGGGAGGAGCCGTGTGGAGCCGTCCCAGCTCCAGTAcgaggtgtgtgtgtgtgtgtgtgtgtgggtgggACGGGGGGGCCCCAAGGGGCGTTCACTGCGGGGTAAAGACACGTGCGTGGGTGGTGGGTGGGCacaccccagggtgctgctgcgGAGGGGCTGCggctctctcccttctcctcctccccccggCCCCGCAGCCTCTCACCCGCCCCCTTCCCGCAGCCACCTCCTCGCCTCCCACTACCAGGAGCGGCACCTCGGGGTGGGCGACAAtggcacccacagcacccacagcacgGTGAGCTGCACCCCACGGGAGAGACCCTGCCCGGGGGGGTCACACAGGGCCACGCTGTGCCACCTCATGCCACACTGTCACACCGTGCCATGCCGTGCCATGTCACACTGTGCCGTGCCATGTGGTGCCAGGCTCTGTCACACAGTGCCACGCTGTGCCGTGGTGTGCCATGCCATGCCACGCTCTGTCACACTGTGCCATGCTGTGCAGTGTCACACTGTGCCATGCTGTGCAGTGTCACTGTCACACCCTGCGGTGCAATCTCAGGGCTCCTGGTGGCAGATTTCTGAATCCAGCCACAGCCCAGGATTGGCACCAGCAGCTCGGTGTCCCCACCCAGGTGGCCTCTGGATCCCCCTACCCCTTGGGTGCCCACCCACACATAGGGGGTgcccaggtgggtgctggggggtccATCCTCCCTCACACAGGTTGCGGTGAGCCCCAAGCCCACCCAGTGCCACGGGTGCCCTGTGCACCCCGAGGGCAGCACCCTCCAGCCCCCGGGTACTGGGGGGGCAGGACGTGACCCccgggctgggcagggggctcagcatcctctcTGCCTGGGGCAGGGTGCAGGGGAGCACTGCTACTACCAGGGCCGTCTGCGGGGGCTGCCCCGCTCCTTCGctgctctctccagctgccaggGCCTGCGGTGAGTGaccctgggggctgggggctggaggcTGGGGATGCCCCCGAagcaccccctcacccccctccctcTTGCAGTGGGGTCTTTTCGGATGGCCGAGCCACCTACCTGATCGAGCCCCAGGAGGGTGTCGAGGACGGGCAGGTGAGTGGTGGCACTCAGCATCTgcatgcctcagtttccccactgcAGCTGTATGGGTCTGGCTgtggctcagccctggggatACAGGGACGTGGCAGTCCTGTGACACTCATCTCCCCATGGCAGGACCTTCAGCCACACATCGTTCAGCGCATCCCCAGCTGTGCCCAACCTGGTGAGCCTTGGGGtggagctggtgctggttcCTGGGGACCCAGTGACAGTAGCCCTGGTGGCCCTGGTGGCCCTgtgtcctgctccctgccagctctgtcccttcccccccaggctgcctctcccctgtgctcagccagCACCTCACAGACGGGTCACCAAAGCTGCGGCAGCGGCGACAGGTTAGCAGGGACGAGTGGGGACACTGGGAAAGGGGCAAGGGACACTGGGTAGGGGACAAGGACGCTTGACCCCAGTTGgcctctggctgctgctcagccatgGCCTGGGCCTGCCAGGGGCTAAGCCAGGCTGGTTGGGAGGTACTGGGGATGTTCAGGGCATGCTGGGGACATTTGGTGACTGCTGGGGACATTTGGAGGGTGCTGAGGATGTTTGTAGGATTCTGGTGACAGTCGAAGGGTGCAAGGACCTTTAGAGGGTGCTGGGGATGTTTGGGGTATGCTGTGGATGGTTGGAGAGTTCTGAGGATGTTTGGAGGGTGCAGGGGGTGTTTAGAGGGCTCTGGGGACGttcagggggtgctggggtctgtttggtgggtgctggggatggacacatgggtgctgctggagtTGGCTCATCCGTGTGTCCCGTGGCAGCTCCGCCGGTCCCAGCACACAGTTCACAGTGAGACCAAGTACATCGAGCTGGCAGTGGTGAATGACCACCAGCTGGTAAGGGGAGGGTCCTGGGGCTTGGGTGGGGGGATTGGGGTGGCCCCCCCACCCAGCCTGGtgtccctcccagttcctgcAGCTCCGCAAGTCCGTGGTTCTCACCAGCAACTTCGCCAAGTCCGTGGTCAACCTGGCTGACATGGTGAGGGAGTTCAGCTCCAGGGGCTGATCCCAGGGGGTTTGTCCCTCGGGGGAAATTGTCCCTGGGGGGTTGGTCCCCAGCACCTGGTGGGTTTGTTTCTGGGGTTCATTCCTAAGAGGTTTGTCTCCAGTGGGCTTGTCCCTGAGGGGAGGGTTTTCCCCAAGGGGTTGGTCCCTGGTGGGTTTGTCTCCTGGGACAGGGTGGGTTTGGTCCCCGGCACCTGGTGGGGTCGGGTTTGTCCTTGGGGGAGGCTGACACCTGGGAAGTTGTGTCCCCGTCACCTGGTGGGTTTGTCCCTGGTGGGTTTGTCCCTGGGGGCGTTGTCCTCCAGAGGTTTGTCCCACTGGGGGGTTTGTCCTTGAGGAGTTTGTCCCCAACACCTGTTGGGTTTGTCCATGGGTGACGTGTCCCTGGTTCCCAGTGAGTTTGTCCAGGGGGGTGGGGTAGGGGTGTCTGTCCCTGGAGTTTGGTCCTCAACCTGATGGGTTGGTCCCTTGGGAGGTTGTTCCCAGGGGGTTTGTCTGTAGCACCTTGTGGTTTTGTCCTGAGGGGATTGTTCcagggggatgggggaaggagcagaagaggaggaagttGTAGGTAGGGCCCCGTACGTGGGGGATTTGTCCCGTGGAGTTTGTCCCCAGGGGGTTCATTCCTATTCCTGCTGGGTTTGTCCCCGGGAGGGTTTTTCACGGGTGGGAATGTCCCTAGAGGGTTGGACCCTGTCACTTGGTGGGTTTATCCCTGGGGGGATGTTcatccctcctcatcctcacagATCTACAAGGAGCAGCTCAACACCCGCATTGTGCTCGTGGCCATGGAGACCTGGGCCTCGGAGGACCGGATCCGGATGGGGGAGGATTCCCTGGAGACCCTGACTGAGTTCATGAAGTACCGGCGTGAGGGGCTGGCGGAGCAGAGTGACACCGTCCACCTCTTCTCGTGAGTGCTGTGGCTGTGTCACCTCCCCAGCTCCGGGAGCCACCGTCCCCATTCCCACCATCCTCTTCCTCGCAGGGGTCGGACCTTCCAGAGCAGCCGCAGCGGCACAGCCTTTGTGGGGGGCATCTGCTCAGCTGCCCGTGCCGGAGGCGTCAATGAGGTGGGTGCAGCGAGACCCCCCCgggagggggctggggctgaggggtCCCCCAGGTGACTCCCCCGCCCCCCCGGTGCAGTACGGCAACGTGGCGGCCATGGCGGTGACGCTGGCGCAGACGCTGGGGCAGAACGTGGGAATGATGTGGAACAAACACCGCACAGCTGCAGGTACCACCACCcgctgggagggggctggggacaaCGAGGGGGACACAGCGTGGTGCCCCAAGCTGGCAGTGGGACGTTTGTCACCCCCggtccctctcctctcttccaggaGACTGCCGGTGTCCAGACTCCTGGCTGGGCTGTATCATGGAGGACACAGGGTGGGTGTCTGTTCAGGGTGGCACTGCCACCATCCCCCAAGTCACCAGCTGTGCCTGGTGATGCCACCCTGGTGGCACAGGGGTGACAGTGCCCCTGTCCCCCAGGTATTACCTCCCGAGGAAGTTCTCCCGCTGCAGCATTGATGAGTACAACCAGTTCCTGCAGGACGGGGGTGGCAGCTGCCTCTTCAACAAACCCCTCAAGGTACCGGGACCCCCCGGACTCCTGACCCCAGGCTGTGGGAGCCATCACGGGTGGTGAGCAATGCCCTGGGGAGCTCTGAGGGTCCTTGGGGACTCACggtgtcccccagcccctgcagtgGCCGAGGTGACAGCACCGGTGTCAAACCCCTTGTCCCTCACTGGGAACAGAGCCTGAGCCCGAGCCAGAGGGCGAAACCCAAGTGGTTTGGAGAGGAAGGGGGGCTTGGGGGTCCTGATACGGAGCATGATGCCCTTTTTGGGGGGCAGTGCCCAGCCTGAGGACCCCCCCTGCAGctcttgtttcctttctcttggtcctggcagctcctggacCCTCCGGAGTGTGGAAACGGCTTTgtggaggcaggagaggagtgTGACTGCGGGTCCCTGGCGgtgaggggagcagagctgggcatgGGGGCACTGGGTAACTGGGCATGGGGGGACTGGTTAACTGGGCAGGATGGGATGGGTTACCTGGGCAAGGGGGGACTGGTTAACTGGGCAGGATGGGGACTGGTTAGCTGGGCATAGGGGGACTGGTTAGCTGGGTGGGATGGGACTGGTGAGCTCAGTGGGACAGAGACTGGTTAGCTCAGCTGCACTCTGGGCTGCCCACCATGCCCAGGGTGCAGTCACCATGATGGGGGCTGCTCACTGCAGCCATCCCAGGAGTCCCCTGATCGTTCCAGGGGTCCCCTCACCATGGCTGTGCCAGGAATCCCCTTCCCACAGCCAGTGACCCggggctctgctccccacagccgTGCTGAGGTGCTGTGTCCCCACAGGAGTGTGCGAGGAGCGGGGGCAACTGCTGCAAGAAGTGCACCCTGACCCACGATGCCATGTGCAGCGATGGGCTCTGCTGCAAGGGCTGcaaggtggggctggggaggggctgtGACCCcccagggggctgagggggtcCCTGAGCTGGGGGCTCTGAGGTGGCAGCTTTGTCCCCCTGTGCAGTACGAGCCGCGTGGCGTGTCCTGCCGGGAGGCCGTGAACGAGTGTGACATCCCTGAGACCTGCACTGGGGACTCCAGCCAggtgagctgggctgggggacaTGGGGCTGGAGGACACGGGGGGCATGCTGCAGGGACACCTGGCATCACCCATCCccttctccctgtccccccagtgtccccccaaCCTCCACAAGCTGGATGGCTACTTCTGTGAAAACGAGCAGGTGAGTCCAGCTTGGTGTGGTGGGACATGTCCTGTGGGATGCCAGCACATCCCTGTGGGCCCCAGACTGTCCTCTGGGACTCCAGCATGTCCTGAGGAGCTCCAGGACATTCCTGTGGGCTCCAGCATGTCCCTGTGGGGCTTGGACCCATCCTATGGGGCTGCAGCAAATCCCTGTGGGCTCCAACGTCCTGGTCCTTGGCGGTGCCAACAGCCACAGCCATGGCTGAGCCACTCACAGGCGGTgggctgggggtccctggggtgcACAGCTGGCTCCTCATCCCTGTGCCATGGTCCCTGTGCCATGGTCCCTGTGCCACTGTCCCTGTGCCACCTTCCCTGTGTGTGTCACCCTGCTCCTCATACCCCACGTTTTCCCCGGgtcccctctcctgctcccccatGCACACACATGGCAGCGGTGGCCACGCACACCTCCCTCGACCACGTGCCACCCATCCCCGTGTCCCCAGTGTGGCTGCGGGCACACGTGGCTCCCCGgtgtccccttccccacctcGTGAGCCCCCTCTCCTCAGGGACGATGCTATGGTGGGCGCTGCAAAACCCGGGACCGGCAGTGCAATGCGCTGTGGGGACGCGGTGAGTGTCGGCCccgggctgggggaggggacgaggaggggacagggggtgaCACCCGTTTGCCGCCAGGCTCGGCCGAGCGGTTCTGCTACGAGAAGCTGAACgtggaggggacagagaggggcaACTGCGGGCGCGAGGGTGCGGGCTGGCTGCAGTGCAACAAGCAGTGAGTGACCGTCCCCACGCGTGCCCTCCCGGCTGCCACCCGCCTGCCGCGGTGACGCCACCGCCGCCTTGCAGGGACGTCCTCTGCGGGTTCCTCCTCTGCGCCAACATCTCGGGCGCTCCGCGGGTGGGCGAGCTCAGCGGGGAGGTGGCCACCACCACCTTCTTCCACCAGAACCGCTACGTGGACTGCAGGTGGGTGCCGCGCCCGGGGGGTCCCCAGCCGGATCGAGGGTGACCCCAGCGTCACCCAGTGCCACCGTCCCACGCAGGGGAGGCCACGTGCAGCTGGTGGACGGCTCGGACCTGAGCTACGTGGAGGACGGGACACCCTGCGGGCCCGGCATGCTGTGCCTCGACCGCAAATGCCTTCCGGCCACCGCCTTCAACTTCAGCTCCTGCCCCGGCAGCTGGGACGGGAAGATTTGCTTTGACCACGGGGTGAGGGACACCCCCGGGGGACGGGGAGGGACCCCAGGGCGGGTGTCACGACGGTGGGGGTGACACGGTCCCCTCGCAGGTTTGCAGCAATGAGGGGAAGTGCATCTGCCGGGCAGAGTGGACGGGGAAGGACTGCAGTGTCTACGACCCCATCCCCGAGCCGAGACCGACGGGGGAGATGGAGAGATACAAGGGTCTGTGCACCCCCGGGGGGACAACGGGGTCCCCGTGTCCCTACTGTCCCCAGCCCCCGCACCCCGGGGTGGcctgctctgtccccagacACCCCCGGGGGGGTCCCCCCACCCGGGGTCCTGCCCCGCACAGCAGTggggctgtgtccccatgtcccctcacTACTGAcaagtgtccctgtcccctcctccctgtcccctctgtcgCAGGTCCCAGTGGCACCAACATCATTATTGGCTCCATCGCGGGGGCCGTGCTGGTGGCTGCCATCGTCCTTGGAGGGACAGGCTGGGGATTTAAGTAAGCGGGGGCTGCGTGCCTTGTCCCTCTGCTGTCACCTGCCACAGCCCCCACACACACTGTCACCATGCCAGAGCCAGACCCTGccctcctggggacaccactgggGGGGACACTGCCTGTACCCCCCAAATTGGGCATCACCTGTCCCTTGGGGACTGGGGAGGCCTCGTCCCTTTGTCCCTGCCTTGACCCCTTGTCTCTGCCTGGTCCCTTTGTCCCTACCTTGTCCCCTTGTCCCTCTGCCTGGTCCCCGTGTCCCTGGCCCTGCCTGCATGTGCCACCGGGGTTTCACTGTCCCCTCACTCCATCCTGGCTGTCCCCAAGCATGGGGTGACTGCGGGGGTAGCTGTGCAGGTGCCCCCTGTGTCTGTGcccctgcctggcactgggatGTGTCCCATGTCCTCTGCCTGTGGGACCGGGGACACCTCGCAGGGGACAGGGGTGGCACTAatgctgctctcctctcccccctcacTGCCCCCGAAGGAACATCCGCCGAGGAAGGTACGACCCGGCGCAGCAGGGAGTGTAACCACCCCCCCCATCGTGTCACCGTCACTGTCACCGTCACCCCGACGGCGTGGGACCCCCGGCCTGGGCCCGTCTGTCCCTGTCGCTGTGTGTCCGGCCGTGCTGTCTCCATCTCTGTGCCCCCCCAGCTGAAAAGAGGCGGCGGtttggagggggggaggggggactggcagcagcccccacccccaccctggGGCTGGCTCTTTTCAGCTCAGTGTCCCCCCATGTGTCCCCCCACCCCGTGTCACAGCCCCACACTAAACACACCCCAATTCTGTGTTGCAGGTCCGGGGGGACCTGAGAGGGGGATGCTCTGCCCCtcatgccccccccccccagcgcCTCATTAACAGGAATTAACCggggtgctgctgcccagcGGCCACCAAGGAGGAGAGCGGGGGGCACCTGGGACCCCCCCCGATCCCCACCACGCCACCACGAATGTCTGGGTCCCCCCCGGCCCCCACCCCggggctggcagcaccaggaTGAATGTATCTGCAGGGGGGCGAGTGgggaccccccaccccccatcaGCATCTTCCAGCTTTGGGGTCCCAATGGCTGGCCAGTGCTCCCCAGTACTAGGCCAGAGCGCCCCAGTACCCGACCCCCCAgtgcagggacaggagttgtGTCCCCCTCACCCCAGGTGCCAGGTCTGGAATGGggtcccagctctgcacccccAGATGTGCTTCCCCTTGGGGTACCCCAAGACTGTCACCCACTACAAATGTTATGGCCACACACCCCCAGCCATGGGGTCCCCAGGTCCCTGGTGGTGGGGACTgttccccccccatccccagctcagGCAAGTGAATCCCCAACCAGTGgcactggggctggggagggacaggTGAGCCCGGGCGGGTGGCaatggtgctgctggggggtggCACGTGTCACCCCAGCCCCATGGAAGCCCGGTGGTACCTGTCTGACCCCCCCAGGTATCTGCTGgctctcccccttccccatgGCAGCTGGGTGGCATGTGTCACCCTGTCCCCATGGCACATGTGGGTGGCTCTGTAAGGCCAcccaacccacagcaccacgGAGCACTGAGGGCCACACGGGTCCCCTCAAACACAGGTGAGGCCCTGGGTGGCActcagtgtgtgtgtggctgtgtgTGTGGACACTCCTGGTGACACTCAGCAGGGGACAGTGGGGATGGCACCCCATGCACACGATGGTGTTGGGATGTCACGCCTTGCCCTGTGTCCCTGCCTGCCACCAGGACCCTTTCCCGTGGTGGCAGAGGGTGACCAGGGGTGTCCCCAGGCCCAGCCACAGCCAAGGCATGTGGTGTCTCCCGGTGTTGGGTGACATCCCAGCTGGGTGCCCTGGCAGAGATGGCACCAGGCAGGGGACAAATCACCTCTGTGCCGAGGCCttgggaggtggcagtgggaCAGGAGGTGGCTGGATGTCCCCAGGATGTGCTTTGTTGGTGACCCCTCCCATGATGTATCAGTGAtgggctggggacacagggggcCACCATGGGCTCGGGGGGAGGGGTCTggaccaacccccacctctcTCACTGTCACCACAATGTCCCCACAGCTGTCACGGCCACAGTGCCGGGGTGGTCCCTGCAGCAAGGGGACACCTCTGTTTCAGAGCAAGAAGCCACCGTTGTCACTGGGTTTAGGGacattaatatataatatatatatatatatataaacactgggcttttttcttaatgattttAACTCTGTAAGGTCAAGAAGTGCCGGGAGGGCCCGGCCGgggtgtcccctgtcccctgtgctTCCACAGCCAAGAAAGcaaaacctccccccccccccccccccccccaaggctGAGCCTCCGGGCCC is a genomic window of Heliangelus exortis chromosome 29, bHelExo1.hap1, whole genome shotgun sequence containing:
- the ADAM11 gene encoding disintegrin and metalloproteinase domain-containing protein 11; translation: MSPLRGWLLAALLSLAPRAGLATQGGWPQWRVPQARWQEGDVVSQVTHPSRLVGQSSGGEVQRHQLDTRVRNEPGGGKGGGGGGGPGLHLARVSFVVRAFGIAFTLDLRLNHHLLASHYQERHLGVGDNGTHSTHSTGAGEHCYYQGRLRGLPRSFAALSSCQGLRGVFSDGRATYLIEPQEGVEDGQDLQPHIVQRIPSCAQPGCLSPVLSQHLTDGSPKLRQRRQLRRSQHTVHSETKYIELAVVNDHQLFLQLRKSVVLTSNFAKSVVNLADMIYKEQLNTRIVLVAMETWASEDRIRMGEDSLETLTEFMKYRREGLAEQSDTVHLFSGRTFQSSRSGTAFVGGICSAARAGGVNEYGNVAAMAVTLAQTLGQNVGMMWNKHRTAAGDCRCPDSWLGCIMEDTGYYLPRKFSRCSIDEYNQFLQDGGGSCLFNKPLKLLDPPECGNGFVEAGEECDCGSLAECARSGGNCCKKCTLTHDAMCSDGLCCKGCKYEPRGVSCREAVNECDIPETCTGDSSQCPPNLHKLDGYFCENEQGRCYGGRCKTRDRQCNALWGRGSAERFCYEKLNVEGTERGNCGREGAGWLQCNKQDVLCGFLLCANISGAPRVGELSGEVATTTFFHQNRYVDCRGGHVQLVDGSDLSYVEDGTPCGPGMLCLDRKCLPATAFNFSSCPGSWDGKICFDHGVCSNEGKCICRAEWTGKDCSVYDPIPEPRPTGEMERYKGPSGTNIIIGSIAGAVLVAAIVLGGTGWGFKNIRRGRYDPAQQGV